A portion of the Streptomyces coeruleoprunus genome contains these proteins:
- the rnc gene encoding ribonuclease III — protein MSDARKQAENTASSHTLLEGRLGYQVESALLVRALTHRSYAYENGGLPTNERLEFLGDSVLGLVVTDTLYRTHPDLPEGQLAKLRAAVVNSRALAEVGRGLDLGSFIRLGRGEEGTGGRDKASILADTLEAVIGAVYLDQGLDAASELVHRLFDPLIEKSSNLGAGLDWKTSLQELTAAEGLGVPEYLVTETGPDHEKTFTAAARVGGVSYGTGTGRSKKEAEQQAAESAWRAIRAAADEREAAAKAAAEAGEAADTSPGPDAPADATDQPDVAAPSGTS, from the coding sequence ATGTCTGACGCCAGGAAGCAGGCGGAGAACACGGCCTCGTCCCACACGCTTCTGGAAGGGCGGCTCGGCTACCAGGTCGAGTCCGCCCTTCTGGTGCGTGCGCTGACCCACCGTTCGTACGCGTACGAGAACGGCGGTCTGCCCACCAACGAGCGGCTGGAGTTCCTCGGGGACTCCGTGCTCGGCCTGGTGGTCACGGACACGCTGTACCGCACCCACCCCGACCTGCCCGAAGGCCAGCTGGCCAAGCTGCGGGCCGCGGTGGTCAACTCGCGTGCGCTGGCGGAGGTCGGCCGCGGCCTCGACCTGGGCTCCTTCATCCGGCTCGGCCGTGGTGAAGAGGGCACCGGAGGCCGGGACAAGGCATCCATCCTCGCCGACACCCTGGAAGCGGTGATCGGCGCGGTCTATCTCGACCAGGGCCTCGACGCGGCGTCCGAGCTGGTGCACCGGCTCTTCGACCCGCTGATCGAGAAGTCCTCGAACCTCGGCGCGGGCCTGGACTGGAAGACCAGTCTCCAGGAACTGACGGCGGCCGAGGGCCTTGGCGTTCCGGAGTACCTGGTCACCGAGACCGGGCCGGACCACGAGAAGACCTTCACTGCTGCTGCCCGCGTCGGTGGTGTCTCGTACGGCACCGGCACCGGCCGCAGCAAGAAGGAAGCGGAGCAGCAGGCCGCGGAGTCCGCCTGGCGGGCCATCCGGGCCGCTGCGGACGAACGCGAGGCGGCGGCGAAGGCCGCTGCCGAGGCGGGAGAGGCCGCCGACACCTCTCCCGGGCCCGATGCCCCGGCGGACGCGACGGACCAGCCGGACGTCGCGGCCCCCAGCGGCACGTCCTGA
- a CDS encoding YceD family protein translates to MFDTHELGRRPGALQRLTRDVEAPADLGLDGVVGVPEGSPVELELRLESVMEGVLVTGTARAEAEGECVRCLESLRLDVVADFQEMFSYPDTDDRGHRKAAADDDAEDDEDMTPLEDGMFDLEPVLRDAVVLALPMQPVCREDCAGLCPECGVNLNDDPDHHHDAVDMRWAALQGLADSLGTGEKDNMSGAEAGVDEKQEK, encoded by the coding sequence GTGTTCGACACGCACGAGCTGGGGCGGCGTCCCGGTGCCCTCCAGCGGCTCACCCGCGACGTCGAGGCCCCCGCGGACCTCGGCCTCGACGGAGTCGTCGGCGTACCGGAGGGCTCGCCCGTCGAGCTGGAGCTCCGCCTCGAGTCCGTCATGGAAGGGGTGCTCGTCACAGGCACCGCCCGTGCGGAGGCCGAGGGGGAGTGCGTAAGGTGTCTGGAGTCGCTGCGCCTCGACGTCGTGGCGGACTTCCAGGAGATGTTCTCGTACCCCGACACCGATGACCGGGGCCACCGCAAGGCGGCCGCGGACGACGATGCCGAGGACGACGAGGACATGACCCCCCTCGAGGACGGCATGTTCGACCTCGAACCCGTGCTGCGTGACGCGGTGGTGCTCGCACTGCCGATGCAGCCGGTGTGCCGGGAGGACTGTGCGGGACTGTGCCCCGAGTGCGGGGTCAACCTGAACGACGACCCGGACCACCACCACGACGCCGTCGACATGCGTTGGGCGGCACTGCAGGGACTCGCCGATTCACTCGGAACCGGTGAGAAGGACAACATGAGCGGCGCCGAAGCGGGCGTCGACGAGAAGCAGGAGAAGTAG
- a CDS encoding helix-turn-helix domain-containing protein: MDEAVVEAAARTPVDDDLPFDVFAKRCPSRGTLEHVTGRWGGLTLGALYEGSLRFNELRRRVDGVSEKMLSQTLHALERDGLVHREAQPTNPPRVDYELTPLGRDVAERLLGLIHLVEGRMPEVLAARERYDAAHD; encoded by the coding sequence ATGGATGAAGCGGTAGTGGAAGCAGCGGCGAGGACGCCCGTCGACGACGACCTGCCGTTCGACGTGTTCGCGAAGCGGTGCCCGTCGCGCGGGACGCTGGAGCATGTGACCGGGCGCTGGGGCGGTCTGACCCTCGGTGCCCTGTACGAGGGAAGCCTCCGCTTCAACGAGCTGCGGCGGCGGGTGGACGGCGTCAGCGAGAAGATGCTCTCCCAGACGCTGCACGCGCTGGAGCGCGACGGACTGGTGCACCGCGAGGCCCAGCCGACGAACCCGCCGCGCGTGGACTACGAGCTGACGCCCCTCGGCCGGGACGTCGCCGAGCGGCTGCTGGGCCTCATCCACCTCGTGGAGGGCCGGATGCCCGAGGTGCTGGCGGCACGCGAGCGGTACGACGCGGCGCACGACTGA
- a CDS encoding cell division initiation protein has protein sequence MDVQKKLDEIVEAVGNARSMPMSASCVVNRAELLAMLEEVRQALPGSLAQAQELIGGREQLVEQARQEAERIIQAAHAERGSLISDTQVARQSQEEADRILAEARREAEEIRAEADDYVDSKLANFEVVLTKTIGSVDRGREKLLGRGPGLDEHGYADEDAPEYSSDPRTLIQRADEYVDAKLGAFEAVLSKTLEAVGRGRQKLHGRIASDDLGAHMAAQDAAGPQAPHTSDADYLAGLAELADPEPAAAPAAAAVPQQLPPQPAHQPDPYGYQQPHQPQDAYAYQQDPYAYQQQAYGQGYDQGGYGQQPDPYAYQQPQVPHPHQTQQPTAALDETSFFDTSMIDLEQLRRYEQGH, from the coding sequence GTGGACGTGCAGAAGAAGCTCGACGAGATCGTCGAGGCGGTCGGGAACGCCCGTTCCATGCCCATGTCGGCCTCCTGCGTGGTCAACCGCGCCGAGCTGCTCGCCATGCTCGAAGAGGTGCGCCAGGCCCTGCCCGGCTCCCTGGCCCAGGCCCAGGAGCTGATCGGCGGCCGCGAGCAGCTGGTCGAGCAGGCCCGCCAGGAGGCCGAGCGGATCATCCAGGCGGCCCACGCCGAGCGCGGCTCGCTGATCTCCGACACCCAGGTCGCCCGGCAGTCCCAGGAGGAGGCCGACCGCATCCTCGCCGAGGCCCGCCGCGAGGCCGAGGAGATCCGCGCCGAGGCCGACGACTACGTCGACTCCAAGCTGGCCAACTTCGAGGTCGTCCTCACCAAGACCATCGGCTCCGTCGACCGCGGCCGCGAGAAGCTGCTCGGCCGCGGCCCCGGCCTGGACGAGCACGGGTACGCCGACGAGGACGCCCCCGAGTACAGCTCCGACCCCCGGACCCTGATCCAGCGGGCCGACGAGTACGTGGACGCCAAGCTGGGCGCCTTCGAGGCGGTCCTCAGCAAGACCCTGGAGGCCGTCGGGCGCGGCCGGCAGAAGCTGCACGGCCGGATCGCCTCGGACGACCTCGGCGCGCACATGGCCGCCCAGGACGCCGCCGGCCCCCAGGCGCCGCACACCAGCGACGCCGACTACCTGGCGGGCCTCGCCGAGCTGGCCGACCCCGAGCCGGCCGCCGCGCCCGCCGCTGCCGCCGTACCCCAGCAGCTCCCGCCCCAGCCGGCCCACCAGCCGGACCCGTACGGCTACCAGCAGCCCCACCAGCCCCAGGACGCGTACGCCTACCAGCAGGACCCCTACGCGTACCAGCAGCAGGCCTACGGCCAGGGCTACGACCAGGGCGGGTACGGCCAGCAGCCGGACCCGTACGCCTACCAGCAGCCCCAGGTCCCTCACCCGCACCAGACCCAGCAGCCCACGGCCGCGCTGGACGAGACCAGCTTCTTCGACACGAGCATGATCGACCTGGAGCAGCTGCGCCGCTACGAACAAGGTCACTGA
- the coaD gene encoding pantetheine-phosphate adenylyltransferase, with the protein MTGPESEGLQLRRAVCPGSFDPITNGHLDIIARASKLYDVVHVAVMINQSKKGLFTVEERMDMIRQVTQEYDNVVVESHHGLLVDFCKERDIPAIVKGLRAVSDFDYELQMAQMNNGLSGVETLFVPTNPTYSFLSSSLVKEVAAWGGDVSHLLPPIVHEALVARLRQQ; encoded by the coding sequence ATGACCGGACCGGAGAGCGAGGGACTTCAGTTGCGCCGAGCAGTCTGTCCGGGGTCGTTCGACCCCATCACCAACGGACACCTCGACATCATCGCCCGCGCCTCCAAGCTCTACGACGTCGTGCACGTGGCGGTGATGATCAACCAGTCCAAGAAGGGCCTGTTCACCGTCGAGGAGCGGATGGACATGATCCGGCAGGTCACGCAGGAGTACGACAACGTGGTGGTCGAGTCGCACCACGGCCTCCTCGTGGACTTCTGCAAGGAGCGCGACATCCCCGCCATCGTCAAGGGCCTGCGCGCCGTCAGCGACTTCGACTACGAACTGCAGATGGCCCAGATGAACAACGGCCTCTCCGGCGTCGAGACGCTCTTCGTGCCGACCAACCCCACCTACAGCTTCCTGTCCTCCTCGCTGGTCAAGGAGGTCGCCGCGTGGGGCGGCGACGTGTCGCACCTGCTGCCGCCGATCGTCCACGAGGCCCTGGTCGCGCGCCTGCGCCAGCAGTGA
- the mutM gene encoding bifunctional DNA-formamidopyrimidine glycosylase/DNA-(apurinic or apyrimidinic site) lyase: MPELPEVEVVRRGLERWVSGRTVASVEVLHPRAVRRHLGGGEDFAARLKGHRIGVAQRRGKYLWLPLEDTDASVLGHLGMSGQLLVQPAGAPDEKHLRIRLRFDDALGTELRFVDQRTFGGLSLHDNTPDGLPDVIAHIARDPLDTAFDDEAFHRALRLRRTTIKRALLDQTLISGVGNIYADEALWRSRLHYDRPTAGFTRPRSLELLGHVRDVMRAALEVGGTSFDSLYVNVNGESGYFDRSLDAYGREGEPCGRCGTPIRRRPWMNRSSYFCPSCQRPPRITRVAPRA; encoded by the coding sequence GTGCCCGAGTTGCCCGAGGTCGAGGTCGTACGGCGTGGGCTGGAGCGCTGGGTGAGCGGACGCACGGTCGCCTCCGTCGAGGTGCTGCACCCGCGGGCCGTGCGGCGGCACCTCGGGGGCGGTGAGGACTTCGCCGCCCGGCTGAAGGGCCACCGCATCGGCGTGGCGCAGCGGCGCGGCAAGTACCTGTGGCTGCCGCTGGAGGACACGGACGCCTCGGTGCTGGGCCACCTCGGCATGAGCGGTCAGCTGCTCGTGCAGCCCGCGGGGGCGCCCGACGAGAAGCACCTGCGGATCCGCCTCCGGTTCGACGACGCGCTCGGCACCGAGCTGCGCTTCGTCGACCAGCGCACCTTCGGCGGCCTCTCGCTCCACGACAACACCCCGGACGGGCTGCCCGACGTCATCGCGCACATCGCGCGCGACCCGCTGGACACCGCCTTCGACGACGAGGCCTTCCACCGCGCGCTGCGCCTGCGCCGTACGACGATCAAGCGGGCCCTGCTCGACCAGACGCTGATCAGCGGCGTCGGCAACATCTACGCGGACGAGGCGCTGTGGCGCTCCCGCCTCCACTACGACCGGCCGACGGCCGGCTTCACGCGGCCGCGGTCGCTGGAGCTGCTCGGCCATGTGCGGGACGTGATGCGCGCGGCCCTGGAGGTCGGCGGGACCAGCTTCGACAGCCTGTACGTCAATGTGAACGGCGAGTCCGGGTACTTCGACCGCTCCCTGGACGCCTACGGGCGCGAGGGCGAGCCGTGCGGCCGCTGCGGTACGCCGATACGGCGCCGCCCGTGGATGAACCGGTCCAGCTACTTCTGCCCGAGCTGCCAGCGCCCGCCGCGCATCACGCGCGTCGCCCCGCGCGCGTAA
- a CDS encoding flavodoxin family protein, with protein sequence MTTPVVSIAFHSGYGHTAVLAEAVRDGAASTGATVHLVAVDALTESDWELLDASDAIVFGSPTYMGTASGAFHTFAEATSKRWFTDTWRDKLAAGFTNSGSKSGDKLHTLQFFQILAAQHGMHWVNLGLKPGWNASTASEYDLNRLGIFAGAGAQSNNDEGPDAVHKADIATAEHLGRRVAETARTFAAGRAATAAA encoded by the coding sequence GTGACCACGCCCGTCGTCTCCATCGCCTTCCACTCCGGATACGGCCACACCGCCGTCCTCGCCGAGGCCGTCCGCGACGGCGCCGCCTCCACCGGCGCCACCGTCCACCTCGTCGCGGTCGACGCCCTCACGGAGAGCGACTGGGAACTGCTCGACGCCTCCGACGCGATCGTCTTCGGCTCGCCCACCTACATGGGCACCGCGTCCGGCGCCTTCCACACCTTCGCCGAGGCCACCTCCAAGCGGTGGTTCACCGACACCTGGCGCGACAAGCTGGCCGCCGGCTTCACCAACTCGGGGTCGAAGAGCGGCGACAAGCTGCACACCCTGCAGTTCTTCCAGATCCTCGCCGCCCAGCACGGCATGCACTGGGTGAACCTGGGCCTGAAGCCGGGCTGGAACGCCAGCACCGCGTCGGAGTACGACCTCAACCGCCTGGGCATCTTCGCCGGCGCGGGCGCCCAGTCGAACAACGACGAGGGCCCCGACGCCGTGCACAAGGCCGACATCGCGACCGCCGAGCACCTGGGCCGCCGCGTCGCCGAGACCGCCCGCACCTTCGCCGCGGGCCGCGCCGCCACCGCGGCCGCCTGA
- the rsmD gene encoding 16S rRNA (guanine(966)-N(2))-methyltransferase RsmD, with protein MTRVIAGAAGGRRLAVPPGNGTRPTSDRAREGLFSTWQSLLGTLDGIRVADLYAGSGAVGLEALSRGASHALLVEADARAARTVRENVRALGLPGAEVRTGRAEQIVTGPAPAAPYDAVFLDPPYAVSDDDLREILLTLRSEGWLAEDALVTVERSTRGGEFGWPPGFEPLRARRYGEGTFWYGRAASTCEDAP; from the coding sequence ATGACCCGCGTGATCGCCGGCGCCGCCGGCGGACGCCGCCTGGCCGTACCGCCCGGCAACGGCACCCGCCCCACCTCCGACCGGGCACGCGAGGGCCTGTTCTCCACCTGGCAGTCCCTGCTCGGCACGCTCGACGGCATCCGCGTCGCCGACCTGTACGCCGGCTCCGGCGCCGTGGGCCTCGAAGCGCTGTCCCGGGGCGCCTCGCACGCCCTGCTCGTCGAGGCCGACGCCCGCGCCGCCCGCACGGTCCGCGAGAACGTCCGCGCGCTGGGCCTCCCCGGCGCCGAGGTCCGCACCGGGAGGGCGGAGCAGATCGTCACGGGACCCGCGCCCGCGGCGCCGTACGACGCGGTCTTCCTCGACCCCCCGTACGCGGTCTCGGACGACGATCTTCGAGAGATCCTCCTCACACTCCGCTCTGAGGGCTGGCTCGCGGAGGATGCCCTCGTCACCGTGGAGCGCAGCACCAGAGGCGGGGAATTCGGCTGGCCCCCGGGGTTCGAGCCGCTTCGGGCCCGTCGCTACGGCGAGGGAACGTTTTGGTACGGTCGCGCCGCCTCTACGTGCGAAGACGCACCATGA
- a CDS encoding CAP domain-containing protein: MGRHRRRKRAAVPVRTGLLGASAAMAMGAVAVASGLLPGGDTFTLGSGSQGKQVSSGDSALNTQGGSTAVPTSSPVSSPSRSATPTLTPSKAPAPKPAAPSPAPPKKTKAPEPTKPAPSPTPTRTRTAAPLPAKTSAEAAAQTVTSREAAAEAAVLDLVNQERARAGCSPLRASSDLTSLARAFSQDMAARDFFSHTDPDGDGPWDRAAQAGVEGLGGENIARGQADAAAVMDAWMNSEGHRANILNCDFTTLGVGVHFGDGGPWWTQNFGF, from the coding sequence ATGGGACGCCATCGCCGGAGGAAGCGGGCCGCCGTTCCGGTACGCACGGGGTTGCTCGGCGCCTCCGCGGCCATGGCGATGGGTGCCGTGGCCGTCGCGTCGGGGCTGCTGCCCGGCGGGGACACGTTCACGCTCGGCAGCGGTTCGCAGGGGAAGCAGGTGAGCTCCGGCGATTCCGCGCTGAACACGCAGGGCGGCTCCACGGCCGTGCCCACGAGCAGCCCGGTCTCGTCGCCGTCCCGCAGCGCCACGCCGACCCTCACGCCGTCGAAGGCGCCCGCGCCGAAGCCGGCCGCGCCCTCGCCCGCGCCGCCGAAGAAGACGAAGGCCCCGGAGCCCACGAAGCCGGCTCCGTCCCCGACCCCGACCCGTACGCGTACGGCGGCGCCGCTCCCGGCGAAGACCTCCGCGGAGGCGGCCGCGCAGACGGTGACGAGCCGGGAGGCCGCGGCCGAGGCGGCCGTCCTGGACCTGGTCAACCAGGAGCGCGCCAGGGCCGGCTGCAGCCCGCTGCGCGCCTCGTCGGACCTGACGTCGCTGGCCCGGGCGTTCAGCCAGGACATGGCGGCGCGCGACTTCTTCTCGCACACGGACCCCGACGGGGACGGTCCGTGGGACCGGGCGGCCCAGGCCGGTGTCGAGGGGCTGGGCGGCGAGAACATAGCGCGCGGCCAGGCCGACGCCGCCGCGGTGATGGACGCCTGGATGAACAGCGAGGGCCACCGCGCGAACATACTGAACTGCGATTTCACGACGCTGGGTGTCGGCGTGCACTTCGGGGACGGCGGTCCCTGGTGGACGCAGAACTTCGGCTTCTGA
- the rpmF gene encoding 50S ribosomal protein L32, which produces MAVPKRKMSRSNTRHRRSQWKAAVPTLVSCERCQEPKQQHIACPSCGTYNKRQVLAV; this is translated from the coding sequence GTGGCTGTTCCGAAGCGGAAGATGTCGCGCAGCAACACGCGCCACCGCCGGTCGCAGTGGAAGGCTGCGGTCCCCACCCTGGTTTCGTGCGAGCGTTGCCAGGAGCCGAAGCAGCAGCACATCGCGTGCCCCAGCTGCGGCACGTACAACAAGCGCCAGGTCCTCGCGGTCTGA